The genomic region GGGTGTCCACGCTCATCAGCGGACTGTCCAGCATCTGCCGGGCGAGCCCGTAGACCGGCTCGGCGAGCCGCCCGGCGAGCGCCGCCACCGCGTTCTTCGTGCTGATCCGCGGCAGACCCGCGACGGGCACCAGGTAGGTCGCGTTGAGCGACTCCGGGACCGGTACGGGCAGGAAGTCGTCCGTGATGAGCATTCTCGTCCCCCGGTTGGCCTTGCTGGTGCTGTCGAGCCGAACGCTACCCGGCAGGCGTGGCCACCTTCAGGCGGACAGCACCAGTCCCAGGTAGACCAGCGTGGTGACCACCTCGACGGTCGCGCCGAGCACGTCCCCGGTGATCCCGCCGAACCGGCGTACCACGTGTGCCAGCAGCGGCATCGCGACGGCGAGCGCGGCACCGACGACGAGCGGCCCCTGCCACGGCCGGCCCGGCACCGCGGCGACGGCCACCAGCGCGACGGCCGCCGCGCCGATCACCGGCGCGAGCCGACCCACGGTGCCCGCGACCAGCGCGCCGAGCCCTTCGGGCCGGGCCGCCGGCACGCCCCGCCGGCAGGCCAGCGTGACGCCGAGCCGGCCGGCCGCCGTGGCGACGACCACCGCCGCGAGGGCCGCCGGCCGGGACCGCCCCGCGAGCTCCGCGAGCGCCGCGGCCTGCACCAGGAGGACGACCACCAGCGCGGCCACCCCGAACGGGCCGACGTCCGGCTTCTTCATGATCTCCAGCGCGGCCGACCCCCGCCGGTACGAGCCCAGCGCGTCCACGGTGTCGGCCAGCCCGTCGAGGTGCAGGCCCCGGGTGAGCAGCGCGGCGGCGCCGACCGTCACCCCCGCGGCGACCAGCGGGGGCGCGAACGCGGCCAGGAGCAGCAGCACCCCGGCCAGCACCACCCCGAGCAGCGCCCCGACCGCCGGGGCGAGCGTCATCGCGGTGCCCGCCACCGCCCGGTCGATCCGGCCGGCACGCACCGGCAGCGTGGTGAACGTGGTGAGCGCCAGCCGCGCCCCCGCGACGAGCCGGGGCTCAGTCGGCACGCCAGCCCGACGGATCCACCGGCTCGGTGCTGGTCGGGCCCGGCCCGGCGGGCTCCGGCTCGGCGAACTCCGGCTCGGTGCTGGTCGGGCCCGGCCCGGCCGGCTCCGGCTCGGCGTACTCCGGCTCCTCGGCCGCCGTGTCGGCGCCGGTCCCGTCGTGGCCCGGCTCGCCGCCCCCCAGCGACGGGTGGGTCGGCAGCGCGGCGGCCAGCGCCAGCACCGAGTTCAGCATCGGCAACGCGACCAGCGCGTTCGCGCCCTCGCCGAGATCCAGTTTGAGGTCGAGCACCGGGGTCAGGCCGAGCACGTCGGCGGCCAGCCGCGCCGCGGGGTGCCCGCCGTGGTCGGCGATCAGGCACCAGTGCCGGGCCTGCCCGGCCAGGTCGCGGCTGACCATGCCGGCGGCCAGCCCGACCGGCCCGTCCACCATCACCGGGATCCGGCGGGCCGTCGCGCCGAGCAGCACGCCGGTGGCGATCGCGATGTCCCCGCCGCCCAGCTCGGCCAGCACGTCCTTCGCCCCGCGGGGCGAGCGGCGGGTGCGGTGCAGCGCGTCGCGGACGGTGGCGCAGCGGCGCATCCAGGCCGCGTCGTCGATCTCGCCGGAGTCGGTGACCACCCGGCCGAGCACCGCCGGCGGTTCCGCGCCCGCGGTCGCGGCGAGCACCGCCGCGGCCGCGGCCTCG from Micromonospora sp. WMMD812 harbors:
- the cobS gene encoding adenosylcobinamide-GDP ribazoletransferase — translated: MPTEPRLVAGARLALTTFTTLPVRAGRIDRAVAGTAMTLAPAVGALLGVVLAGVLLLLAAFAPPLVAAGVTVGAAALLTRGLHLDGLADTVDALGSYRRGSAALEIMKKPDVGPFGVAALVVVLLVQAAALAELAGRSRPAALAAVVVATAAGRLGVTLACRRGVPAARPEGLGALVAGTVGRLAPVIGAAAVALVAVAAVPGRPWQGPLVVGAALAVAMPLLAHVVRRFGGITGDVLGATVEVVTTLVYLGLVLSA